A genomic region of Miscanthus floridulus cultivar M001 chromosome 3, ASM1932011v1, whole genome shotgun sequence contains the following coding sequences:
- the LOC136541859 gene encoding putative disease resistance RPP13-like protein 1 isoform X2, with protein sequence MISETKKLNSAIKLNGRYGTGRTGIDLESRFSAEKETTSYDGPDPVIGRVNDLEVIVDTIKEHAKRLCIIAIVGPVGVGKTCLARLVFNHLDSGSRFTRRIWVYVHKSCSRVDIKRIARQVISQGLLAGQERPNADYTMQEITTKVHEILKRERCLIILDGLWGSDDDVCSLKQMFTSCTEETESVIIVTTHNEQIAQHMSTVPLYRLAPMLEGDYCSDIFVSALRGHNSIFPRYRKEIISRCEGIPLVADFLGSIVRNGGWDQRAVWENARGKDLWKLEEDYATTLSKELTLFAPFRLMFYNIPHGLRLCFAYCSVFPKGSSIHKRKLIQQWISLHMVESATHGSVSAEMNAENIIKQLKSIHLLQVEDDAEGNSGATAEVLRMHYMAYELARFISHKDILVVLEGEEAVSSFPEEKEEAGQTCCFSQEKEQGILTYCDHRYAQLPVFTKYRPQKVRSLILRPTADLQELKPGILIAVSEVISGNKYLRVLDLSGCGITELPACVCQLKQLRYLDASRLDMKELPCVENSLRKLVYLNLQDCRSLGSVHVSFGMLPSLKYLNLSLCVSLTKLPASFRRLRTPRRHCTIDLSGCQESVMVQFNSELQGEQTQTEKIPDPQPDQRPQPDKDPNTEHDRHSQPGRVPYSQPDKVPVPQPSQTEISSMEDKIMGSHPEFALESTSPLDVADKPEESQSSLETNGGHYASLSSSNSTNGALYDGKTAACRQKTSRNKVKGILLDIRNSSLRSNVKKSTDR encoded by the exons ATGATATCGGAGACAAAGAAGCTGAATTCAGCCATCAAGTTAAATGGGCGATATGGTACTGGACGTACTGGTATTGATTTAGAGTCAAGGTTTTCTGCTGAAAAAGAGACAACATCATATGATGGCCCTGATCCAGTCATTGGTAGGGTGAACGATCTGGAGGTTATTGTGGATACTATAAAGGAACATGCAAAACGACTATGTATTATCGCCATAGTTGGGCCTGTAGGTGTTGGGAAGACATGTCTTGCGCGCCTAGTATTCAATCACTTGGATAGTGGGAGCAGATTCACTCGTAGAATTTGGGTTTATGTACACAAGTCTTGTTCCAGAGTTGATATCAAAAGAATTGCGAGACAAGTAATTTCACAGGGTCTTTTGGCGGGCCAGGAACGACCAAATGCTGATTACACAATGCAGGAAATTACAACTAAGGTTCATGAGATACTTAAAAGAGAAAGATGCCTCATCATACTAGATGGCTTGTGGGGCTCAGATGATGACGTGTGTTCTCTGAAACAGATGTTCACAAGTTGTACTGAGGAGACAGAAAGTGTAATCATTGTGACCACCCACAATGAACAAATTGCTCAACACATGTCAACTGTTCCATTGTACAGATTGGCTCCTATGCTTGAAGGTGATTATTGCTCGGATATCTTTGTGAGCGCATTGCGTGGTCATAATTCAATCTTCCCTAGATACAGAAAGGAAATTATTTCAAGGTGTGAAGGCATACCTCTTGTTGCTGATTTCCTGGGTTCTATTGTACGTAATGGTGGATGGGATCAGCGTGCCGTTTGGGAAAATGCTAGGGGCAAAGATTTGTGGAAATTAGAGGAGGATTATGCAACTACTCTAAGCAAGGAGTTGACTTTGTTTGCTCCCTTCAGGCTAATGTTCTATAATATACCTCACGGTCTGAGATTGTGTTTTGCATATTGCTCAGTCTTCCCTAAAGGATCTAGTATACATAAGAGAAAACTTATTCAGCAGTGGATTTCACTTCACATGGTTGAGTCTGCAACACATGGGTCCGTTTCGGCAGAAATGAATGCCGAGAACATCATAAAGCAACTAAAGTCTATTCATCTCCTTCAG GTTGAGGACGATGCTGAAGGAAACTCTGGCGCAACAGCTGAGGTGCTACGCATGCATTACATGGCATATGAACTGGCCCGTTTCATCTCGCACAAAGATATCCTTGTGGTTTTAGAAGGTGAAGAGGCAGTCAGTTCTTTTcctgaagaaaaagaagaggctGGTCAGACATGTTGTTTTTCTCAAGAAAAGGAACAGGGCATTTTGACTTATTGTGACCATCGCTATGCACAGCTCCCAGTTTTTACCAAGTACCGTCCACAAAAGGTCAGGTCACTAATTCTGAGACCCACAGCCGATCTGCAGGAACTCAAACCTGGGATTCTTATCGCTGTCAGTGAAGTGATCTCAGGAAATAAGTACTTGCGTGTCTTGGATCTTAGTGGATGTGGTATCACGGAACTGCCAGCTTGTGTTTGTCAGCTGAAGCAATTAAGGTACCTTGACGCGTCAAGGTTGGACATGAAAGAACTGCCTTGTGTGGAGAACAGTTTGAGAAAGCTTGTTTACCTGAACCTACAAGACTGCCGCAGTCTTGGAAGTGTGCATGTGTCCTTTGGCATGCTTCCTAGTCTAAAATATCTTAATTTATCATTGTGTGTTAGTCTCACAAAATTGCCTGCATCATTCAGGAGACTAAGAACACCCCGGCGTCATTGCACAATTGACTTGTCTGGTTGCCAGGAGAGTGTAATGGTACAATTTAATTCTGAACTGCAAGGTGAGCAAACTCAGACAGAGAAGATTCCTGACCCTCAACCTGATCAGCGTCCTCAGCCAGACAAGGATCCAAATACCGAACATGATCGACACTCTCAACCAGGCAGGGTACCTTATTCTCAGCCTGATAAGGTTCCAGTTCCTCAACCCAGCCAGACAGAAATATCTTCTATGGAAGACAAAATTATGGGAAGCCATCCAGAGTTTGCATTGGAATCAACTTCACCGTTAGATGTAGCCGATAAACCAGAGGAATCTCAG TCCTCGCTGGAAACTAATGGAGGACATTATGCCTCACTATCATCAAGCAACTCAACAAATGGGGCTCTATATGATGGCAAAACAGCAG CCTGTAGACAGAAGACTTCGCGAAACAAGGTGAAGGGGATCCTGCTGGACATTCGGAATTCTAGTTTGAGAAGTAACGTGAAAAAAAGTACTGATAGATAG
- the LOC136541859 gene encoding putative disease resistance protein RGA3 isoform X1: MVAIETLVAIAVAKMVAQKIASCSFATLKPYCCSLFCAFRDDLEDLEKELLCLEAQLKEKDKWLFGIEVADDGQAVLAQSWHRDAKQLAFEIEDTIDEFVCSEELYHESTCAHKASLLCSYSNPIAARAWTVKRMISETKKLNSAIKLNGRYGTGRTGIDLESRFSAEKETTSYDGPDPVIGRVNDLEVIVDTIKEHAKRLCIIAIVGPVGVGKTCLARLVFNHLDSGSRFTRRIWVYVHKSCSRVDIKRIARQVISQGLLAGQERPNADYTMQEITTKVHEILKRERCLIILDGLWGSDDDVCSLKQMFTSCTEETESVIIVTTHNEQIAQHMSTVPLYRLAPMLEGDYCSDIFVSALRGHNSIFPRYRKEIISRCEGIPLVADFLGSIVRNGGWDQRAVWENARGKDLWKLEEDYATTLSKELTLFAPFRLMFYNIPHGLRLCFAYCSVFPKGSSIHKRKLIQQWISLHMVESATHGSVSAEMNAENIIKQLKSIHLLQVEDDAEGNSGATAEVLRMHYMAYELARFISHKDILVVLEGEEAVSSFPEEKEEAGQTCCFSQEKEQGILTYCDHRYAQLPVFTKYRPQKVRSLILRPTADLQELKPGILIAVSEVISGNKYLRVLDLSGCGITELPACVCQLKQLRYLDASRLDMKELPCVENSLRKLVYLNLQDCRSLGSVHVSFGMLPSLKYLNLSLCVSLTKLPASFRRLRTPRRHCTIDLSGCQESVMVQFNSELQGEQTQTEKIPDPQPDQRPQPDKDPNTEHDRHSQPGRVPYSQPDKVPVPQPSQTEISSMEDKIMGSHPEFALESTSPLDVADKPEESQSSLETNGGHYASLSSSNSTNGALYDGKTAACRQKTSRNKVKGILLDIRNSSLRSNVKKSTDR; this comes from the exons ATGGTTGCCATTGAGACTCTTGTGGCTATCGCTGTGGCGAAGATGGTAGCTCAAAAGATCGCCAGCTGCAGCTTTGCTACCTTGAAGCCATATTGTTGTAGCTTGTTTTGCGCCTTCAGAGATGATCTGGAAGATTTGGAGAAGGAACTTCTCTGCCTTGAAGCCCAGCTCAAGGAAAAAGACAAGTGGTTATTTGGCATCGAGGTTGCTGACGACGGCCAAGCCGTGCTGGCGCAAAGTTGGCATCGAGATGCAAAGCAGCTGGCTTTTGAGATCGAAGACACCATTGATGAGTTTGTCTGCTCCGAAGAGCTCTACCATGAGAGCACCTGTGCCCACAAG GCATCATTGCTCTGTTCGTATTCAAATCCAATTGCAGCTAGAGCCTGGACAGTTAAAAGGATGATATCGGAGACAAAGAAGCTGAATTCAGCCATCAAGTTAAATGGGCGATATGGTACTGGACGTACTGGTATTGATTTAGAGTCAAGGTTTTCTGCTGAAAAAGAGACAACATCATATGATGGCCCTGATCCAGTCATTGGTAGGGTGAACGATCTGGAGGTTATTGTGGATACTATAAAGGAACATGCAAAACGACTATGTATTATCGCCATAGTTGGGCCTGTAGGTGTTGGGAAGACATGTCTTGCGCGCCTAGTATTCAATCACTTGGATAGTGGGAGCAGATTCACTCGTAGAATTTGGGTTTATGTACACAAGTCTTGTTCCAGAGTTGATATCAAAAGAATTGCGAGACAAGTAATTTCACAGGGTCTTTTGGCGGGCCAGGAACGACCAAATGCTGATTACACAATGCAGGAAATTACAACTAAGGTTCATGAGATACTTAAAAGAGAAAGATGCCTCATCATACTAGATGGCTTGTGGGGCTCAGATGATGACGTGTGTTCTCTGAAACAGATGTTCACAAGTTGTACTGAGGAGACAGAAAGTGTAATCATTGTGACCACCCACAATGAACAAATTGCTCAACACATGTCAACTGTTCCATTGTACAGATTGGCTCCTATGCTTGAAGGTGATTATTGCTCGGATATCTTTGTGAGCGCATTGCGTGGTCATAATTCAATCTTCCCTAGATACAGAAAGGAAATTATTTCAAGGTGTGAAGGCATACCTCTTGTTGCTGATTTCCTGGGTTCTATTGTACGTAATGGTGGATGGGATCAGCGTGCCGTTTGGGAAAATGCTAGGGGCAAAGATTTGTGGAAATTAGAGGAGGATTATGCAACTACTCTAAGCAAGGAGTTGACTTTGTTTGCTCCCTTCAGGCTAATGTTCTATAATATACCTCACGGTCTGAGATTGTGTTTTGCATATTGCTCAGTCTTCCCTAAAGGATCTAGTATACATAAGAGAAAACTTATTCAGCAGTGGATTTCACTTCACATGGTTGAGTCTGCAACACATGGGTCCGTTTCGGCAGAAATGAATGCCGAGAACATCATAAAGCAACTAAAGTCTATTCATCTCCTTCAG GTTGAGGACGATGCTGAAGGAAACTCTGGCGCAACAGCTGAGGTGCTACGCATGCATTACATGGCATATGAACTGGCCCGTTTCATCTCGCACAAAGATATCCTTGTGGTTTTAGAAGGTGAAGAGGCAGTCAGTTCTTTTcctgaagaaaaagaagaggctGGTCAGACATGTTGTTTTTCTCAAGAAAAGGAACAGGGCATTTTGACTTATTGTGACCATCGCTATGCACAGCTCCCAGTTTTTACCAAGTACCGTCCACAAAAGGTCAGGTCACTAATTCTGAGACCCACAGCCGATCTGCAGGAACTCAAACCTGGGATTCTTATCGCTGTCAGTGAAGTGATCTCAGGAAATAAGTACTTGCGTGTCTTGGATCTTAGTGGATGTGGTATCACGGAACTGCCAGCTTGTGTTTGTCAGCTGAAGCAATTAAGGTACCTTGACGCGTCAAGGTTGGACATGAAAGAACTGCCTTGTGTGGAGAACAGTTTGAGAAAGCTTGTTTACCTGAACCTACAAGACTGCCGCAGTCTTGGAAGTGTGCATGTGTCCTTTGGCATGCTTCCTAGTCTAAAATATCTTAATTTATCATTGTGTGTTAGTCTCACAAAATTGCCTGCATCATTCAGGAGACTAAGAACACCCCGGCGTCATTGCACAATTGACTTGTCTGGTTGCCAGGAGAGTGTAATGGTACAATTTAATTCTGAACTGCAAGGTGAGCAAACTCAGACAGAGAAGATTCCTGACCCTCAACCTGATCAGCGTCCTCAGCCAGACAAGGATCCAAATACCGAACATGATCGACACTCTCAACCAGGCAGGGTACCTTATTCTCAGCCTGATAAGGTTCCAGTTCCTCAACCCAGCCAGACAGAAATATCTTCTATGGAAGACAAAATTATGGGAAGCCATCCAGAGTTTGCATTGGAATCAACTTCACCGTTAGATGTAGCCGATAAACCAGAGGAATCTCAG TCCTCGCTGGAAACTAATGGAGGACATTATGCCTCACTATCATCAAGCAACTCAACAAATGGGGCTCTATATGATGGCAAAACAGCAG CCTGTAGACAGAAGACTTCGCGAAACAAGGTGAAGGGGATCCTGCTGGACATTCGGAATTCTAGTTTGAGAAGTAACGTGAAAAAAAGTACTGATAGATAG